A DNA window from Phycisphaerales bacterium AB-hyl4 contains the following coding sequences:
- a CDS encoding DUF1858 domain-containing protein codes for MSQPHATVNTNGHHDAPSSRSSLAGTVYRRYFLGAISWRGWRAAKQRPDGLSDEGEAVPARLASYHFVADVVRWYPQTIEVLARVGFTPIRSALLRATLARRITLAQAAMIGRVPLATLLEVLNDAIDAPPESDAAPAAACSGLCHQCSCSTEHTAPASKSPVVGAHV; via the coding sequence ATGAGCCAACCGCACGCCACTGTGAACACAAACGGCCACCATGACGCGCCATCGTCACGATCAAGCCTCGCCGGCACCGTCTATCGCCGGTACTTCCTGGGGGCCATCTCGTGGCGCGGCTGGCGTGCAGCGAAGCAACGCCCCGATGGGCTGAGCGATGAAGGCGAAGCCGTGCCCGCCCGGTTGGCGTCGTATCACTTTGTCGCCGACGTGGTGCGCTGGTATCCGCAGACGATCGAGGTGCTCGCACGCGTTGGTTTTACGCCCATTCGCAGCGCGCTGTTGCGAGCCACGCTCGCGCGGCGCATCACGCTCGCCCAGGCAGCCATGATTGGGCGTGTGCCGTTGGCGACGCTGCTTGAAGTGCTCAACGACGCCATTGACGCGCCGCCGGAGAGCGACGCCGCTCCCGCGGCCGCGTGTTCCGGTCTTTGTCACCAGTGCAGTTGCTCTACTGAGCACACCGCCCCTGCCTCCAAGAGTCCAGTTGTCGGAGCCCACGTATGA
- a CDS encoding MFS transporter translates to MKPEVIKSIGWGVLTAGIVAVMCVVGSRRLQNFDAALVGYTFATLFAIFGITYRYAMWLQRPPTALYFKRGWQMFLLPRFLARNLLVWGQRVTSAFALNQFIWRRGKMRWGAHWLIMVGCLMAASITFPLVFGWVHFESPPDQFDYYIAYLFGFPTVTFHVDSLFAKFIFQGLVWAAFLVIAGVMLAFRRRMRDHGAISVQQFGEDILPLILLFAISITGLAIWASYKWMHGYAYEFLAIIHAVTVIFTLLWLPFGKFFHIFQRPAQLGVSFYKDAGERGEQARCARCNEPYASQLHVDDLITVERQLGYRYEMDAESGVDHYQRICPKCRRAMLALAQGRLWQTARSESV, encoded by the coding sequence ATGAAGCCGGAAGTGATTAAATCCATCGGTTGGGGCGTGCTCACGGCCGGCATCGTGGCGGTGATGTGCGTCGTCGGCTCGCGACGATTGCAGAACTTCGACGCCGCGCTGGTCGGCTATACCTTCGCCACGCTGTTCGCCATCTTCGGCATCACGTACCGCTACGCGATGTGGCTGCAACGGCCGCCGACGGCCCTCTACTTCAAACGCGGCTGGCAGATGTTCCTCCTGCCACGCTTTCTCGCACGCAACCTGCTCGTGTGGGGCCAGCGCGTCACCTCCGCCTTCGCACTGAACCAGTTCATCTGGCGACGCGGCAAGATGCGATGGGGCGCACACTGGCTGATCATGGTCGGCTGCCTCATGGCCGCGAGCATCACCTTCCCGCTCGTGTTCGGCTGGGTGCACTTTGAAAGCCCGCCAGACCAGTTCGACTACTACATTGCCTACCTCTTCGGCTTCCCGACGGTGACGTTCCACGTCGACTCGCTGTTTGCCAAGTTCATCTTCCAGGGCCTCGTCTGGGCCGCATTCCTGGTCATCGCCGGCGTCATGCTCGCCTTTCGCCGACGTATGCGCGACCACGGCGCAATCAGTGTCCAGCAGTTCGGCGAAGACATTTTGCCGTTGATCCTGCTGTTCGCCATCAGCATCACCGGCCTGGCGATCTGGGCCAGCTACAAGTGGATGCACGGCTACGCCTACGAGTTCCTCGCCATCATCCACGCCGTCACCGTCATCTTCACGCTGCTCTGGCTGCCGTTCGGCAAGTTCTTCCACATCTTCCAACGACCCGCGCAGCTTGGCGTGTCTTTCTACAAAGACGCCGGCGAGCGCGGCGAGCAGGCCCGCTGTGCCCGATGCAACGAGCCTTACGCCTCGCAGCTTCACGTGGACGACCTGATCACCGTCGAGCGACAACTCGGCTATCGCTACGAAATGGATGCGGAATCCGGAGTTGATCACTACCAACGCATCTGCCCCAAGTGCCGGCGGGCGATGCTGGCCCTGGCCCAGGGCCGGTTGTGGCAGACGGCGCGATCGGAATCGGTGTAG
- a CDS encoding molybdopterin oxidoreductase family protein: protein MATEPTTELPIIDRFGPHLSRMAGVRLDTGAEPDKLVKTHCCFCGQQCGIQLKVKDNEVIGFEPWEDFPFNKGMLCPKGVKRYLQGSHPDRLLSAMVRDGKAAGGFRNVGYDQAIKQVAGAIERIQREYGPDAFGMLSGASLTTEKTYLMGKFARVCLKTSNIDYNGRLCMVSAAAGNKKAFGIDRAANPWSDIPKAEVLWIAGSNVAECSPITTSYVWQARENGAKIIVVDPRITPIARTCDLFLPVKPGRDIALFNGILNLMIEHDWLDHDFIENHTVGFDALAEHVQQWTPKRTAEVTGIAEKNIRQAAEWWGQAKTSFLMHARGIEHHSHGVQNVLGAINIVLASGRIGREGCGYATITGQANGQGGREHGQKCDQLPGARDIANPEHRAHVAKVWDVDPDSIPGPGVDAYEIFRKIDRGEIKGLISLCFNPKVSLPDNAFVQRCLEKLDFYVAIDFFLNETARHADVVLPGSLQEEDEGVVTQIEGRVIKINKAVECPGDAKQDWRIIQDIAKALGRTHGMTFSGPRAIFEELRAASKGGVADYSGITWEKVEQNYGVFWPCPSEDPEGKPIDHPGTLRLFEPGTWNPIAKGAGPFYFPDGKARFNVAAYSPPTEDVDDEYPIILTTGRVVSQFLSGTQTRRIGPLVDQYPEPRMEMHPRLASKLGIADGEWATAESRRGTCTLKAQVVQTIRPDTIFIPYHWAGRKSANQLTISAQDPISKIPEYKVCAVRVKKADGPPAYDAELEAQQ, encoded by the coding sequence ATGGCCACTGAACCCACCACCGAACTGCCTATCATCGATCGCTTCGGCCCGCACCTGTCCCGAATGGCCGGCGTTCGGCTGGACACCGGCGCGGAGCCGGACAAACTGGTCAAGACGCACTGCTGTTTCTGCGGTCAGCAGTGTGGCATTCAATTAAAGGTCAAGGACAACGAAGTCATTGGCTTTGAACCCTGGGAAGACTTCCCGTTCAACAAGGGCATGCTCTGTCCCAAGGGCGTGAAGCGCTACCTGCAAGGGTCGCACCCCGACCGCCTGCTCAGCGCCATGGTCCGCGACGGCAAGGCGGCGGGCGGCTTCCGCAACGTCGGGTACGACCAGGCGATCAAGCAAGTCGCAGGCGCAATCGAACGTATTCAGCGCGAGTATGGGCCGGATGCGTTCGGCATGCTCAGCGGCGCGAGCCTGACCACCGAGAAGACATATCTCATGGGCAAGTTTGCTCGTGTGTGTCTGAAGACCAGCAACATCGACTACAACGGCCGACTGTGCATGGTCAGTGCTGCGGCGGGTAACAAGAAGGCTTTCGGCATCGATCGCGCTGCCAACCCGTGGAGCGATATTCCCAAGGCGGAGGTCCTCTGGATTGCCGGCTCGAATGTGGCCGAATGTTCGCCGATCACGACCAGTTATGTCTGGCAGGCACGCGAGAACGGGGCGAAGATCATCGTCGTCGATCCGCGCATCACGCCGATCGCCCGCACCTGCGATCTGTTTTTGCCGGTGAAGCCGGGGCGTGACATTGCGCTGTTCAACGGCATATTGAACCTGATGATCGAGCACGACTGGCTCGACCACGACTTCATCGAGAACCACACCGTCGGCTTCGACGCGCTGGCTGAGCACGTGCAGCAGTGGACGCCGAAGCGCACCGCCGAGGTGACTGGCATTGCGGAGAAGAACATCCGCCAGGCGGCCGAGTGGTGGGGCCAGGCGAAGACCAGCTTCCTCATGCACGCCCGCGGGATTGAGCATCACAGCCACGGTGTGCAGAACGTGCTCGGTGCGATCAACATCGTACTCGCCTCCGGCCGCATCGGCCGCGAAGGCTGCGGCTACGCCACCATCACCGGGCAGGCCAACGGACAGGGCGGTCGCGAGCACGGCCAGAAATGCGACCAGCTCCCCGGCGCCCGCGACATTGCCAACCCCGAGCACCGCGCCCACGTTGCCAAGGTGTGGGACGTCGACCCTGACAGCATCCCCGGCCCGGGTGTCGACGCGTACGAAATCTTCCGCAAGATCGACCGCGGCGAAATCAAGGGCCTCATCTCGCTTTGCTTCAATCCCAAGGTTTCGCTGCCGGACAACGCGTTCGTGCAGCGCTGTCTGGAGAAGCTGGACTTTTATGTCGCCATCGACTTTTTCCTGAATGAGACGGCCCGGCATGCCGACGTGGTGCTGCCCGGTTCGCTGCAGGAAGAAGACGAGGGTGTGGTCACGCAGATCGAAGGCCGAGTGATCAAGATCAACAAGGCGGTCGAGTGTCCGGGCGATGCGAAGCAGGATTGGCGGATCATTCAGGACATCGCCAAGGCGCTCGGCCGAACGCATGGCATGACCTTTTCCGGCCCGCGCGCTATCTTCGAAGAACTCCGCGCTGCCAGCAAAGGCGGCGTCGCGGACTACTCCGGCATCACGTGGGAGAAGGTCGAGCAGAACTACGGCGTGTTCTGGCCCTGCCCGAGTGAAGATCCCGAAGGCAAGCCGATCGACCATCCGGGCACGCTACGGTTGTTCGAGCCGGGCACGTGGAATCCGATCGCCAAGGGAGCGGGCCCGTTCTACTTCCCGGATGGCAAGGCGCGGTTCAATGTGGCTGCATACTCGCCGCCGACGGAGGATGTGGATGATGAATATCCGATCATCCTCACGACCGGCCGAGTGGTAAGCCAGTTTCTCTCCGGCACGCAGACGCGGCGGATCGGGCCGTTGGTCGATCAATACCCCGAGCCGCGCATGGAGATGCACCCGCGTCTGGCGAGCAAGCTCGGCATCGCCGACGGTGAGTGGGCCACCGCCGAAAGTCGTCGGGGGACGTGTACGCTCAAGGCGCAGGTGGTGCAGACGATTCGGCCGGACACGATCTTCATTCCTTACCACTGGGCCGGCCGTAAGAGCGCGAATCAACTCACGATTTCGGCGCAGGACCCGATTTCCAAGATTCCCGAATACAAGGTCTGCGCGGTGCGTGTGAAGAAGGCGGACGGTCCGCCGGCGTATGACGCCGAGTTGGAAGCGCAGCAGTAG
- a CDS encoding 4Fe-4S dicluster domain-containing protein, with translation MPVPEHFDFFVDPNRCIGCQACVQACAECDTHKGRPMIHLEYVERSTSTQTVPVICMHCDSPTCAEVCPADAIKKTGDGVVQSARKPRCIACNNCVIACPFGVPKMQSDFELMMKCDMCYDRTSVGKRPMCATVCPSGALFYGTREQVEQLRPRSRPINTFQFGHQTITTKVNMMVPAGPGGTPGSSSAEYVDVTSAMHDESAAGGSGKRVRLNVLEDSLFQFESDAVEEPDDAATTT, from the coding sequence ATGCCTGTACCTGAACACTTTGATTTCTTTGTCGACCCGAACCGCTGCATCGGCTGCCAGGCGTGCGTCCAGGCGTGCGCCGAGTGCGACACGCACAAGGGGCGGCCGATGATTCACCTTGAGTATGTCGAACGCAGCACATCGACGCAGACCGTGCCGGTGATCTGCATGCACTGTGACTCGCCGACGTGTGCCGAGGTCTGCCCCGCCGACGCGATCAAGAAGACCGGCGACGGCGTGGTGCAGAGTGCGCGTAAGCCGCGCTGCATCGCGTGTAACAATTGCGTCATCGCCTGCCCCTTTGGTGTGCCGAAGATGCAAAGCGATTTCGAGTTGATGATGAAATGCGACATGTGCTACGACCGCACGAGCGTGGGCAAGCGGCCGATGTGCGCGACCGTCTGCCCCAGCGGGGCACTGTTTTACGGTACGCGTGAGCAGGTTGAGCAGTTGCGGCCGCGGTCGCGACCGATCAACACGTTTCAGTTCGGTCACCAGACCATCACAACGAAGGTGAACATGATGGTGCCTGCCGGCCCTGGCGGCACCCCTGGAAGCAGCTCGGCCGAGTATGTCGATGTCACCAGTGCGATGCATGACGAATCGGCCGCGGGAGGAAGCGGTAAGCGCGTACGGCTGAATGTGCTTGAGGACAGCCTGTTCCAGTTCGAGTCTGACGCAGTTGAGGAGCCTGATGATGCCGCCACGACAACCTGA
- a CDS encoding ubiquinol-cytochrome c reductase iron-sulfur subunit — protein sequence MMPPRQPDELSKAPDGKPMDQQPKWRQDFPIDVPQDNYVSRRDFTKFMVLTSGAFVVGQSWIGLHNLMRRFRGKPPEQPIASIDDVPVGTAMSFRYPRYEHCILIRPDEDTLVAFNSKCTHLHCPVRPQLETGRLNCPCHNGYFDLYTGRPLAGPPRRPLHRITLDIRDHVIYATGVEVQPV from the coding sequence ATGATGCCGCCACGACAACCTGACGAACTTTCCAAAGCGCCCGATGGCAAGCCGATGGACCAGCAGCCCAAGTGGCGGCAGGACTTTCCCATTGACGTGCCGCAGGACAACTACGTTTCCCGTCGCGATTTCACCAAGTTCATGGTGCTCACCAGCGGCGCGTTCGTGGTCGGCCAGTCGTGGATCGGCCTGCACAACCTGATGCGACGCTTTCGCGGCAAGCCGCCAGAGCAGCCGATCGCCTCGATCGACGACGTGCCGGTGGGCACAGCCATGAGCTTCCGCTACCCGCGCTACGAGCACTGCATTCTCATCAGGCCCGACGAAGATACGCTGGTCGCGTTCAACTCCAAGTGCACACACCTGCATTGCCCCGTACGGCCGCAGCTGGAAACGGGTCGGCTGAACTGCCCCTGCCACAACGGCTACTTCGACCTGTACACCGGTCGACCGCTCGCCGGCCCGCCGCGTCGCCCGCTGCATCGCATCACTCTCGATATTCGTGACCACGTGATTTACGCCACCGGCGTGGAGGTGCAACCGGTATGA
- a CDS encoding DUF6755 family protein codes for MNHRQTTSPPSAQRRQPLSREQRMTVLYGILCFVLTLVVVQLWLLTATMHAYLGGDMSLIIPAGLASVICLALNLGLLRYLYALERP; via the coding sequence ATGAACCATCGCCAAACGACATCACCGCCGAGCGCGCAGCGCCGCCAGCCGCTTTCGCGTGAGCAGCGAATGACCGTGCTGTACGGCATTCTCTGTTTCGTGCTCACGCTGGTGGTCGTGCAACTCTGGCTGCTCACCGCCACGATGCACGCGTACCTCGGCGGCGACATGTCGTTGATCATCCCCGCCGGCCTGGCCAGCGTCATCTGCCTCGCGCTGAATCTCGGCTTGCTTCGCTACCTCTACGCGTTGGAGCGACCATGA